A section of the Humulus lupulus chromosome 2, drHumLupu1.1, whole genome shotgun sequence genome encodes:
- the LOC133817237 gene encoding U-box domain-containing protein 6: MEQVVMENLFNGDREAQIEAANEIANLGSKQRHKLAERDVIPPLISMLHSQNYEAIEAALVALLSLAYGSERTKRRIVKSGAVPALLNLLQCQNKSLIELTVASMLILSSCKSNKLPIASSGVIQILVEFLNEDLSNDYISMQTKLDAIATLHNLSTCHEIIPSFVSSGLVFSLLQLIHVSEKSSEFVLKVIALLEDIVSLSNDALQEAAGTSGSIRALVETIEEGSPECREHAVRILLFVCKSCRDKYRGLILKEGVMPGLLQLSVDGTWKAKKMARELLLLLRDCSNYGSRNIQSKRELIEQIMQEIDAEEGRVLETTTLRLVEEMIAKLSV; this comes from the exons ATGGAGCAAGTGGTTATGGAAAATCTTTTCAATGGTGATAGAGAGGCTCAGATTGAGGCTGCTAATGAAATTGCTAATCTTGGTAGTAAACAAAGGCATAAACTAGCTGAAAGAGATGTAATCCCACCGTTGATTTCTATGCTTCATTCCCAAAACTATGAAGCCATTGAAGCTGCTCTGGTTGCACTGCTCAGTCTTGCCTATGGCAGTGAAAG GACCAAGAGGCGTATAGTCAAATCCGGGGCTGTACCAGCTTTATTGAATCTCCTTCAATGCCAAAACAAGTCTCTAATAGAGCTCACAGTAGCATCAATGTTAATCCTGTCATCTTGCAAGTCAAACAAGTTACCAATCGCCTCATCTGGGGTCATCCAAATCTTGGTCGAGTTTCTCAATGAAGACTTATCAAACGATTATATTAGTATGCAAACCAAGCTTGACGCCATAGCCACCCTCCACAACCTTTCAACATGCCATGAGATTATCCCATCGTTTGTTTCTTCAGGTTTAGTCTTTTCCTTGCTTCAACTCATCCACGTCTCTGAAAAGTCATCAGAGTTTGTCCTCAAAGTGATTGCGCTGCTCGAAGACATTGTTTCTTTGTCGAATGATGCGCTGCAGGAAGCTGCAGGCACATCGGGATCAATTCGAGCACTGGTAGAGACGATTGAAGAAGGCTCACCTGAGTGCCGAGAGCACGCGGTGAGGATCTTGCTGTTTGTATGCAAGAGCTGCCGAGACAAATACAGAGGGTTGATCTTGAAGGAAGGAGTGATGCCGGGGCTACTTCAGCTGAGCGTTGATGGAACTTGGAAGGCTAAGAAAAtggctcgggagttattgttgcTTTTGAGAGATTGCTCCAATTATGGTTCGAGGAATATACAGTCAAAGCGTGAGCTCATAGAGCAGATCATGCAAGAAATTGATGCAGAAGAAGGGAGAGTTTTGGAGACCACTACGCTGAGACTCGTGGAAGAGATGATAGCAAAGCTTAGTGTATGA
- the LOC133817236 gene encoding altered inheritance of mitochondria protein 32: MRIAHPSYRSLISVARRTSAHQYLCFTPPSISNLSKPVFLLPLPCSSLQQRRVVSTSMASDDVSTLSADEDKYGFSRPEMYQSNLAGTVDAYDRHVFLCHKNPEAWASRVEDSESDPLPKLLSSALKARKNDITLKTRLTICEGREGTEFSDGDVLIFPEMVKYRSLKDSDVDSFVEDVLVNGLTWTSRVQEVLTGSFVFVCSHGNRDKRCGVCGPVLIEKFKEEIKSRGLSYQVVVNACSHIGGHKYAGNLIIYSPGLDGKVTGHWYGYVTPEDVPELLDQHIAKGEIIERLWRGQMGVSAEEGEKANDQKLPNGVDKIKEKESETQDTKETFAGCCQGANGGVTCCRDGSLEQSDKSEEKKVEACSKAGSGCKLSSWFRKLDQADVFTAAAVVSAVATVVVAYGFFKRSN; this comes from the exons ATGCGCATTGCGCACCCCTCCTACCGTTCTCTCATATCAGTAGCTAGAAGAACAAGTGCCCACCAATATCTTTGTTTCACTCCCCCTTCCATTTCAAACCTCTCTAAACCGGTCTTTCTTCTCCCACTGCCGTGTTCGTCTTTGCAACAACGACGTGTCGTTTCGACCTCCATGGCCTCCGATGACGTTTCCACTTTGTCCGCCGACGAGGATAAGTACGGCTTCAGCCGCCCGGAGATGTACCAGAGCAACTTAGCTGGTACCGTCGACGCCTACGACCGCCACGTCTTCCTTTGCCACAAGAACCCCGAGGCCTGGGCCTCCCGTGTCGAAGATTCTGAGTCCGATCCGCTTCCGAAGCTCCTCTCCTCGGCTCTCAAAGCTCGCAAGAACGATATCACTCTCAAG ACGAGGTTGACGATCTGTGAGGGACGCGAGGGGACCGAGTTTTCGGACGGGGATGTGCTGATTTTCCCTGAAATGGTCAAATACAG GTCTTTGAAGGATTCAGATGTAGATAGCTTTGTCGAAGATGTCCTTGTTAATGGCCTGACATGGACGTCAAGAGTTCAGGAGGTCTTAACTGGATCATTTGTGTTTGTCTGCTCTCATGGCAATCGAGATAAAAGATGTGGTGTATGTGGACCAGTTCTTATTGAAAAGTTTAAAGAGGAGATTAAGTCGAGGGGGCTTAGCTATCAGGTCGTTGTTAATGCATGCTCTCACATTGGAGGTCATAAATATGCTGGGAACTTGATCATCTACAGTCCAGGTCTTGATGGAAAGGTTACTGGTCATTG GTATGGCTATGTCACTCCCGAGGATGTGCCTGAATTGCTTGATCAACATATTGCAAAAGGCGAGATTATAGAACGGCTTTGGAG GGGTCAAATGGGGGTGTCTGCCGAGGAAGGTGAAAAAGCAAATGACCAGAAGCTTCCAAATGGAGTTGACAAAATTAAGGAGAAAGAAAGCGAAACACAGGACACTAAGGAAACTTTTGCAGGTTGTTGCCAGGGTGCTAATGGCGGGGTTACTTGTTGCAGAGATGGAAGTTTGGAACAGAGTGATAAAAGTGAAGAAAAGAAGGTAGAAGCTTGCAGCAAAGCGGGGTCTGGCTGCAAACTGTCAAGCTGGTTTAGAAAATTGGATCAAGCGGACGTGTTTACTGCCGCCGCTGTGGTCAGTGCGGTAGCAACAGTGGTGGTGGCCTATGGCTTTTTCAAAAGGTCAAACTGA